A stretch of the Synechocystis sp. PCC 7338 genome encodes the following:
- a CDS encoding RNA-binding protein yields MSIYVGNLSYQATEDDVLTVFSEYGTVKRVQLPTDRETGRMRGFGFVEMSSETEEAAAIEALDGAEWMGRDLKVNKARPRTPR; encoded by the coding sequence ATGTCCATTTATGTCGGGAACCTTTCTTATCAAGCCACCGAAGATGACGTTTTGACTGTCTTCTCCGAATACGGCACTGTTAAGCGGGTTCAACTCCCCACTGATCGGGAAACTGGTCGCATGCGGGGCTTTGGTTTTGTTGAAATGTCTTCCGAAACGGAAGAAGCGGCCGCCATTGAAGCTCTGGATGGAGCCGAATGGATGGGGCGGGATCTCAAAGTTAATAAAGCAAGACCGAGAACCCCTCGTTAA
- a CDS encoding M23 family metallopeptidase — translation MVGAFLIFGSFSTPSLFAQGENVPLTELCPEPIAKRMTPHVVKAGETIDSIAQQYQLVTETLISVNSQLASGSVTPGQTILIPPFNGRFVSVPAGATWRDLAAAYGLRADILFEINGCTEKPDRAFIPGISWGNRPSTAVDNYTGLAQWPIQPPPQIGLDYGWQNQEAGENAFFHSGVDLLAPLDTPVLAAAPGEVILVSQEGAYGFLVVIDHGNGRQTRYAHLSRFAVSPGEKVSAGTVIGYLGRTGRPDIAPSHLHFEVRIQSPVGWAAQDPKLHLPRQ, via the coding sequence ATGGTTGGGGCCTTTCTGATCTTTGGGTCATTTTCCACTCCATCTCTCTTTGCCCAAGGCGAAAATGTTCCCCTCACTGAGCTTTGCCCCGAACCAATCGCCAAGAGAATGACTCCCCATGTAGTCAAGGCTGGGGAAACCATTGATAGCATCGCCCAACAATATCAACTGGTGACGGAAACTCTAATCAGTGTTAACAGTCAGTTAGCCAGCGGCTCTGTCACCCCAGGGCAAACCATTTTAATTCCTCCCTTTAACGGCCGTTTTGTCTCCGTGCCAGCGGGGGCCACCTGGCGCGATCTGGCGGCGGCCTATGGTTTACGGGCGGACATTTTATTTGAAATCAACGGTTGCACAGAAAAGCCCGATCGGGCCTTTATTCCCGGCATCAGTTGGGGCAATCGGCCCAGCACTGCTGTGGATAATTACACTGGTTTAGCTCAGTGGCCTATTCAACCCCCTCCTCAAATTGGACTAGACTACGGCTGGCAAAATCAAGAAGCTGGAGAAAATGCCTTTTTTCACAGTGGTGTAGATTTGTTGGCCCCCCTAGATACCCCCGTTCTAGCCGCCGCCCCTGGGGAAGTAATTTTAGTTAGTCAGGAAGGGGCTTATGGTTTTCTAGTGGTAATTGACCATGGCAACGGCCGCCAAACTCGCTATGCCCATCTCAGTCGGTTTGCAGTGAGCCCTGGGGAAAAAGTCTCTGCTGGCACTGTCATTGGTTACTTAGGCCGCACTGGCCGGCCAGATATTGCCCCATCCCATCTCCATTTCGAGGTAAGGATCCAATCCCCCGTTGGTTGGGCCGCCCAGGATCCTAAATTGCATTTGCCCCGTCAATAA
- the gatA gene encoding Asp-tRNA(Asn)/Glu-tRNA(Gln) amidotransferase subunit GatA, with amino-acid sequence MSLIRALHQQLIDQEISAVAVAQASLARIEAVDDRLKSFLQVTATQAIAKAEKVDAQIAAGEPIGLLAGIPIGIKDNLCTKGIVTTCASKILQGFVPPYESTVTDKLQKAGAVMVGKTNLDEFAMGSSTENSGYQVTANPWDLTRVPGGSSGGSAAAVAADECLIALGSDTGGSIRQPASLCGVVGMKPTYGLVSRFGLVAYASSLDQIGPFARRVEDAAILLQAIAGHDSRDSTSLDVPIPDYTQALKPDLKGVKVGVIMDAFGDGLDDGVNQAVQTAIAKLKELGATIEEIHCPRFRSGIAAYYVIAPSEASANLARYDAVRYGLRTEADNLMKMYTQTRAKGFGAEVKRRIMLGTYALSAGYYDAYYLKAQKVRTLIKQDFDQAFTKVDVLVCPTAPTTAFKAGEKTDDPLSMYLSDLMTIPVNLAGLPAMSIPCGFDDNNLPIGLQLVGNVLGEEMLFRVGYAYEQATAWHDRQPDL; translated from the coding sequence ATGTCGCTTATTCGTGCCCTGCACCAACAATTAATAGATCAAGAAATTTCCGCCGTTGCCGTGGCCCAGGCGAGTTTGGCGCGGATTGAAGCGGTGGACGACAGGTTAAAAAGCTTTTTGCAGGTGACGGCCACCCAGGCGATCGCCAAGGCGGAAAAGGTGGATGCCCAGATTGCAGCGGGGGAACCCATTGGCCTGTTGGCAGGCATTCCCATTGGCATTAAAGACAATCTTTGCACCAAGGGCATTGTTACCACCTGCGCTTCCAAAATTTTGCAAGGTTTTGTGCCCCCCTACGAGTCCACAGTGACGGACAAGTTGCAAAAGGCTGGGGCGGTGATGGTGGGGAAGACCAATTTGGACGAATTTGCCATGGGCAGTTCCACGGAAAATTCCGGTTATCAGGTCACCGCTAATCCTTGGGATTTGACCAGGGTGCCGGGGGGGTCTTCCGGGGGATCGGCGGCAGCTGTAGCCGCGGATGAATGTTTGATTGCTTTAGGCTCCGACACAGGGGGCTCCATTCGCCAACCGGCTTCCCTCTGTGGGGTGGTGGGTATGAAACCGACCTATGGTTTAGTTTCCCGTTTTGGTTTGGTGGCCTATGCTTCTTCCTTGGATCAAATTGGCCCCTTTGCCCGTAGGGTGGAGGATGCAGCTATTTTGCTCCAGGCGATCGCCGGTCATGATAGTAGGGACTCCACCAGTTTGGATGTGCCCATTCCCGATTACACCCAAGCCCTTAAGCCCGATCTAAAGGGGGTGAAAGTGGGGGTGATTATGGATGCCTTTGGGGACGGTCTGGACGATGGCGTTAACCAAGCAGTGCAAACGGCGATCGCCAAACTCAAGGAATTGGGGGCCACCATTGAGGAAATCCATTGTCCCCGGTTCCGTTCCGGCATTGCGGCCTATTACGTCATTGCCCCTTCCGAAGCATCGGCTAATCTGGCCCGTTACGATGCAGTGCGCTACGGCCTGCGGACAGAGGCGGATAATTTGATGAAAATGTATACTCAGACCAGAGCTAAGGGTTTTGGAGCGGAAGTCAAACGGCGCATTATGCTTGGTACTTATGCCCTGTCCGCCGGTTACTATGACGCCTATTATCTCAAGGCCCAAAAGGTGAGAACCCTGATTAAACAAGACTTTGATCAAGCCTTTACCAAAGTGGACGTGTTAGTTTGCCCCACTGCTCCCACCACAGCCTTCAAAGCGGGGGAAAAAACCGATGACCCCCTCAGCATGTATCTCTCCGACTTGATGACTATCCCGGTGAACTTGGCGGGGTTACCGGCCATGAGCATCCCCTGTGGCTTTGACGACAATAATTTACCCATTGGCCTGCAATTGGTAGGCAATGTACTAGGGGAAGAAATGCTGTTTCGGGTGGGCTACGCCTATGAGCAGGCCACAGCATGGCACGATCGCCAACCAGATCTGTAG
- the gcvH gene encoding glycine cleavage system protein GcvH, with amino-acid sequence MELEHPDDLYYLDSHEYVRFDGETATIGLSAFAVDELGDIVFVELPEEGDKVEFEQSMGAVESVKAASDLYSPVTGTVIEKNTALENQPELLNQDPYGEEGWLIKVRLDDVEDAKEGLMTAGNYRATLETGD; translated from the coding sequence ATGGAACTGGAACATCCCGACGATCTGTATTACTTGGATTCCCACGAATATGTCCGCTTTGATGGGGAAACGGCCACCATTGGGCTGAGTGCCTTTGCTGTGGACGAATTGGGAGATATTGTCTTTGTGGAATTGCCGGAAGAGGGAGATAAGGTGGAATTTGAGCAGTCCATGGGCGCGGTGGAATCGGTTAAGGCGGCATCGGATTTATATTCCCCAGTCACCGGCACGGTAATTGAAAAAAATACGGCTTTGGAAAATCAGCCGGAGTTGCTCAATCAAGATCCCTACGGCGAAGAAGGTTGGTTGATTAAGGTGCGCTTGGACGATGTGGAGGATGCCAAAGAAGGATTGATGACTGCCGGCAACTACCGGGCCACCCTAGAGACGGGGGATTAG